In Eubacteriales bacterium, a single window of DNA contains:
- a CDS encoding aminotransferase class I/II-fold pyridoxal phosphate-dependent enzyme yields MERNTPIINMLNEYAKKEPVRFHMPGHKGKPYYFGGEYLSGDITELSFSDNLFIPSGAIKESEQLHAVRVGAQNSFYSVNGASAGVVAMILAAVKPGEKIIMARDMHVSAVNALRLSRICPVYIRQPEQESFLPQLFYTKHLKEAISSNPDAKAVYVTYPNYFGFCLNLSEISEITHDAGMALIVDGAHSAHFSYSDMLPKCCAAAGADVWTVSAHKTLPCMNQGAYINVGKNSFIDAKTVKEKLKMILTTSPSYIILSSLDYASDYMARCGREELSRVVTLTEQFTKEINDIPGLKTVDIDSLPENVFDKDPLKLIIDVSGKGLTGFSAGRILEYCGVFTEAVDAKHLVLIITVADEKEDFERLIKALKQLEDGNEISAFSQYVYPKLMKISTPAQVEMREKVSLPLEDAESLIAAAPVGIYPPGVPIVLPGEQITQEVVSYLLAAKKEGFELFGIEDGNVSLSDF; encoded by the coding sequence ATGGAAAGAAACACACCTATTATCAATATGTTAAATGAATATGCGAAAAAGGAGCCTGTTAGGTTTCATATGCCTGGGCATAAAGGAAAACCTTACTACTTTGGCGGAGAGTATCTGTCGGGGGATATTACTGAGCTTTCTTTTTCGGACAACCTGTTTATACCTTCGGGCGCGATAAAGGAGTCTGAGCAGCTGCATGCCGTAAGAGTAGGTGCTCAGAATAGCTTTTATAGTGTAAACGGTGCTTCCGCCGGGGTTGTAGCCATGATTTTGGCAGCCGTAAAACCGGGAGAAAAGATAATCATGGCAAGGGATATGCATGTTTCTGCGGTGAATGCACTTAGGCTTAGCAGGATTTGCCCGGTTTATATACGCCAACCGGAACAAGAGTCTTTTTTGCCGCAGCTTTTTTATACGAAACATTTAAAGGAGGCCATTTCAAGTAACCCGGACGCTAAGGCTGTTTATGTAACTTATCCAAATTATTTTGGATTTTGCCTTAACCTATCTGAAATATCTGAAATAACTCACGATGCGGGCATGGCGTTGATAGTTGACGGGGCACATTCGGCGCACTTTTCTTATTCTGATATGTTGCCTAAATGCTGTGCGGCAGCCGGAGCAGACGTTTGGACTGTAAGTGCCCATAAGACACTTCCCTGCATGAATCAAGGCGCATATATAAATGTAGGGAAAAATTCGTTTATCGATGCAAAAACAGTTAAAGAGAAACTTAAAATGATATTGACCACTAGCCCGTCTTATATAATATTATCTTCATTGGATTATGCTTCAGACTATATGGCAAGATGCGGAAGGGAAGAATTGAGCAGAGTTGTTACTTTAACCGAACAATTCACAAAAGAAATAAACGACATACCTGGGCTAAAGACTGTAGATATAGATAGTTTGCCTGAAAATGTATTTGATAAAGATCCTTTAAAATTAATTATAGACGTATCCGGCAAAGGTTTAACTGGATTTTCAGCAGGAAGAATACTTGAATACTGCGGAGTATTTACAGAAGCTGTAGATGCAAAGCATCTTGTCTTGATAATAACAGTAGCCGATGAGAAAGAAGATTTTGAGCGCTTGATAAAAGCGTTAAAGCAATTAGAAGATGGAAACGAAATCAGTGCTTTTTCGCAGTATGTTTATCCAAAGCTAATGAAAATATCTACACCGGCACAGGTTGAGATGAGGGAAAAGGTAAGTTTGCCACTTGAAGATGCAGAATCTTTGATCGCAGCGGCACCTGTAGGGATTTATCCACCGGGCGTGCCTATAGTTTTACCGGGAGAACAAATAACACAAGAAGTTGTCAGCTATCTTTTGGCTGCTAAAAAGGAAGGATTTGAATTATTCGGTATTGAAGACGGGAACGTATCACTATCAGATTTTTAA
- a CDS encoding HAD hydrolase-like protein: MIKHIFFDLDGTIVDSLKGILGGFRYMFMKMKLNIPSDEVLTTYVGPPIKALVADYMGTDDKTMKAAHDYFRDYNMAIGVFNAKLFDGIYAMLKELKENDRKLYIATGKRTYQADVAALNFEIDGFLDGIYGFEPQKGIDDKITLLKTCLETLDVDPKCAAMVGDRRIDIQAGKRNKVLSIGAKYGYASPNELEEEGPDFIANSVSDLKKILLSDGSEL; this comes from the coding sequence ATGATAAAACACATATTTTTTGACTTAGATGGAACAATAGTAGATTCTTTAAAAGGCATACTCGGCGGTTTTCGCTATATGTTTATGAAAATGAAACTTAATATACCATCGGATGAGGTGCTAACGACATATGTCGGGCCTCCTATAAAAGCTCTTGTTGCAGATTATATGGGGACTGATGATAAAACCATGAAAGCGGCGCATGATTATTTCAGGGATTACAATATGGCGATAGGCGTATTCAACGCAAAGCTTTTCGACGGGATTTATGCCATGCTAAAAGAATTAAAGGAAAATGACAGGAAACTTTATATAGCAACGGGCAAAAGAACATATCAGGCAGATGTTGCGGCACTTAATTTTGAAATAGATGGATTTTTAGATGGTATTTATGGCTTTGAACCTCAAAAAGGCATAGATGATAAAATTACACTTTTAAAGACGTGCCTTGAAACATTGGATGTAGACCCAAAATGCGCCGCTATGGTGGGAGATAGGCGCATTGACATACAAGCAGGGAAGAGAAATAAAGTGCTTTCTATTGGGGCGAAATACGGCTATGCCAGCCCAAATGAACTTGAAGAAGAAGGCCCGGACTTTATTGCAAACAGCGTAAGCGATCTAAAAAAAATATTACTATCAGACGGAAGTGAGTTATGA
- the tmk gene encoding dTMP kinase, producing the protein MKGLFITFEGNDGAGKSTQIRFLAEYLRTLGLDVLTTREPGGCEISEKIREILLDVTNAGMVAKTEALLYAAARAQHVAEVIVPALESGKIVICDRFIHSSLAYQGYGRKLGYDAIMDINRFACGSCMPDKTFFLQITAEAAFKRMNENKVHDRLESEGDTFHDAVYFGFLDIIKKHGENIILIDASGQKAETHDKIKTEMDKILKNAGII; encoded by the coding sequence ATGAAGGGACTGTTTATAACATTCGAAGGAAACGACGGAGCAGGAAAATCTACGCAAATCAGATTTTTAGCAGAGTATTTGCGAACCCTAGGCCTAGACGTTTTAACGACGCGGGAACCGGGAGGATGTGAGATATCAGAAAAGATACGGGAGATTTTACTGGACGTGACCAACGCCGGCATGGTAGCCAAGACGGAAGCGCTTCTTTATGCTGCTGCGAGGGCACAGCATGTAGCGGAGGTTATTGTGCCGGCGCTTGAAAGCGGCAAAATAGTCATTTGCGACAGGTTTATCCATTCAAGCCTTGCATATCAGGGTTACGGCAGAAAATTAGGTTATGATGCCATTATGGATATAAACCGTTTTGCATGTGGCAGCTGTATGCCTGACAAGACGTTTTTTTTGCAGATAACAGCAGAAGCGGCATTTAAACGCATGAATGAAAACAAGGTTCATGACAGGCTGGAAAGTGAAGGGGATACCTTTCATGATGCAGTCTATTTTGGGTTTTTGGATATAATTAAAAAGCATGGGGAAAACATTATTTTGATAGATGCGTCTGGGCAAAAGGCCGAGACGCATGATAAGATAAAAACTGAGATGGATAAAATCCTCAAAAATGCAGGAATAATATGA
- a CDS encoding stage 0 sporulation family protein: MTKVIGVRFKKAGKIYYFDPGDKELNINDNVIVETTRGMEFGKVVIGAKEVSEEEIVAPLKQVIRKATESDTAKEDENRAKEKEAFNICLEKIKKHDMQMKLVDVEYTFDNNKIIFYFTADSRVDFRELVKDLAAVFRTRIELRQIGVRDESKFIGGLGPCCRVACCNNHLGDFQPVSIKMAKEQGLSLSPNKISGLCGRLMCCLNYEQSQYEEARKKMPKVGSEVKTPEGQGTVIEINVLLETAKVKLTQKDGTITAKNFKVNDLGVTEVAADEPDTINIEDEEIKYLIED, from the coding sequence ATGACAAAAGTTATAGGTGTTCGCTTTAAAAAGGCAGGGAAAATATATTATTTCGATCCCGGCGATAAAGAATTAAATATAAATGACAATGTCATAGTCGAAACTACGCGCGGGATGGAATTTGGCAAAGTTGTTATCGGCGCTAAGGAAGTTTCGGAAGAGGAAATAGTTGCTCCCTTAAAACAGGTTATTAGAAAAGCAACAGAAAGTGACACTGCCAAAGAAGATGAAAACCGGGCCAAAGAAAAAGAGGCTTTTAATATCTGCCTTGAAAAGATAAAGAAACACGACATGCAGATGAAGCTTGTCGATGTTGAATATACTTTTGACAATAATAAGATAATATTTTACTTTACGGCAGATAGCCGGGTAGATTTCAGGGAGTTAGTAAAAGACTTAGCGGCGGTCTTTAGAACCAGGATTGAACTAAGGCAGATTGGAGTTAGAGACGAATCTAAATTTATCGGCGGGCTGGGGCCTTGCTGCAGGGTAGCCTGCTGCAACAACCATTTAGGTGATTTTCAGCCGGTATCTATTAAAATGGCAAAGGAGCAGGGCTTATCGCTTTCACCTAATAAGATAAGCGGCCTTTGTGGAAGGCTAATGTGCTGCCTAAATTATGAGCAGTCTCAATATGAGGAAGCACGAAAGAAAATGCCTAAAGTAGGAAGCGAAGTTAAGACGCCGGAAGGGCAAGGTACGGTAATCGAAATAAATGTGCTTTTAGAAACGGCAAAGGTCAAGCTTACGCAAAAAGACGGTACAATTACTGCCAAAAATTTCAAGGTAAACGATTTAGGGGTTACAGAAGTCGCTGCAGATGAACCGGATACTATTAACATAGAAGATGAAGAAATTAAATATTTAATAGAGGATTAA
- a CDS encoding 4Fe-4S binding protein, with translation MAYKISDECISCGTCAEECPVGAIKEGDGKYEIDPEVCISCGACSEVCPTEAISEE, from the coding sequence ATGGCATATAAGATTTCTGATGAATGTATTAGCTGCGGTACCTGCGCAGAAGAATGTCCTGTTGGTGCTATTAAAGAGGGAGACGGAAAGTATGAGATAGATCCTGAAGTTTGCATAAGCTGCGGAGCATGCTCAGAAGTTTGTCCGACGGAGGCAATCAGCGAAGAATAA
- a CDS encoding DUF4437 domain-containing protein, producing the protein MNQDDKTIIIDSNNMQWEEQKSAKTGLSSYKKIFHIDPKTGMRIHLHRYPAGFMTPWHKHNCSHGMYVLEGTLYTDKGCLGPGGFVWFPEGVLAEHGATEEGDVTVFFITDKTFDIQFV; encoded by the coding sequence TTGAATCAGGATGATAAGACCATAATAATAGATTCAAATAATATGCAGTGGGAGGAACAGAAAAGCGCAAAGACCGGGCTCAGTTCCTATAAAAAGATTTTCCATATAGATCCAAAGACCGGAATGAGAATACATTTACACAGGTATCCTGCAGGTTTTATGACGCCGTGGCATAAACATAACTGCTCACATGGCATGTATGTGCTTGAAGGAACTCTGTATACGGATAAAGGATGCCTAGGCCCCGGCGGATTTGTTTGGTTTCCGGAAGGGGTTCTAGCAGAACACGGTGCCACTGAGGAGGGCGATGTTACGGTATTTTTTATAACTGATAAGACGTTTGATATACAATTTGTGTAA
- the ileS gene encoding isoleucine--tRNA ligase translates to MLYKKVSTDLNFVEREKEILDFWQKNEIFKKTVAQSEGKPEFTFYDGPPTANGKPHIGHILTRCIKDLIPRYKTMQGYNVLRKAGWDTHGLPVELEVEKALGLDGKQQIEKYGIEPFIKECKKSVWKYKGEWEKMSDRVGYWADMENPYITYENSYIESVWWSLKEIAEKGLLYKGHKIVPYCPRCGTALSSHEVAQGYKDVNETSLFVKFKVKNKKNSYLMAWTTTPWTLPSNVALCVNAKETYALVEYQGDEITMAKALINDVLVKNYKIIAEMKGKDLEKTEYEPLYDFGVDKKAWYVTCDDYVTLTDGTGIVHIAPAFGEDDARVGKKYNLPFVQMVDERGRFKSETPWADVFVKDADELIIKDLEERGLAFAKKEFTHSYPYCWRCDTPLLYYARSTWFIKMTAVKDNLIKNNRTINWLPENIKEGRMGNFLENVIDWGLSRERYWGTPLPVWECECGHFHVIGSIAELKELGENVPDDIELHKPFIDKVKIRCEKCGALMTRVPEVIDCWYDSGSMPFAQWHYPFENQDKFKKRYPADFISEAIDQTRGWFYTLLAISTLIFDRASFKNCIVLGHVQDKDGQKMSKHKGNVVDPFAVLDKQGADAVRWYFYYNSAPWLPNRFSDEAVSESQRKYMGTLWNTYAFYVLYANIDNFNPYEYSLKAENLSVMDKWILSRLNTLILSVSDNLDNYHITEASRDLGAFVDELSNWYVRRCRERFWGSEMTKDKEAAYMTLFTVLETLSRLTAPFTPFIAESIYQNIVKGVKKDAPLSVHLASFPKADKSMINKDLEKYMDDVLNIVVLGRAVRNSANIKNRQPVAKIFVGGIKTLPKMYTDVIADELNVHEIVFNANLEEYISYNIKPQLKTLGPKYGKLLKDIKEHLSSANGKEIVDKTSSGGLYEFKAGDTLISLSDADILVEPVQKEGFAAETMQNKSVILDTVLTPELIKEGLLRELTSKIQTMRKEADFAVTDHIRLRVYSNDMLKDIIEKNADTIKKETLTDDIAFADDIDGYKKEWNINGETAGFTVAKI, encoded by the coding sequence ATGCTTTATAAAAAGGTTTCAACAGATCTAAACTTTGTTGAACGTGAAAAAGAAATTTTAGATTTCTGGCAGAAAAACGAGATCTTTAAAAAAACTGTAGCACAGTCTGAAGGAAAGCCGGAATTTACTTTTTATGACGGCCCGCCGACAGCTAACGGCAAACCGCATATAGGACATATTTTAACCAGATGCATCAAGGACTTGATTCCTCGCTATAAAACTATGCAGGGGTATAACGTACTTAGAAAAGCAGGATGGGACACACATGGCCTTCCCGTTGAGCTGGAAGTTGAAAAAGCGCTTGGGCTAGACGGAAAACAGCAGATAGAAAAATACGGTATAGAGCCATTTATAAAAGAATGTAAAAAAAGCGTGTGGAAATATAAAGGCGAATGGGAAAAAATGTCTGACCGGGTCGGATACTGGGCGGATATGGAAAACCCATATATCACATATGAAAACAGCTATATAGAGTCTGTTTGGTGGTCTTTAAAGGAAATAGCTGAAAAAGGCCTTCTTTATAAGGGGCATAAAATCGTCCCTTATTGCCCGCGCTGTGGAACGGCACTTTCTTCCCATGAAGTTGCGCAAGGATATAAAGACGTTAACGAAACATCGCTTTTTGTTAAGTTTAAAGTTAAAAACAAAAAGAACTCGTATTTAATGGCATGGACGACCACACCCTGGACGCTTCCTTCCAATGTCGCGCTTTGTGTCAACGCCAAAGAAACTTATGCCCTCGTAGAATATCAAGGCGACGAGATAACAATGGCAAAAGCGCTTATAAACGATGTTTTAGTTAAAAACTACAAAATAATTGCCGAAATGAAGGGAAAAGACTTAGAAAAGACAGAATATGAGCCTCTTTATGACTTCGGTGTAGACAAAAAAGCCTGGTATGTGACTTGTGACGACTATGTAACATTAACAGACGGTACCGGGATTGTCCACATCGCGCCCGCATTTGGTGAAGACGATGCCAGGGTCGGCAAAAAGTATAACCTGCCGTTTGTACAAATGGTAGACGAACGCGGCCGCTTTAAAAGCGAAACTCCATGGGCAGACGTATTTGTAAAAGATGCCGATGAACTTATAATAAAAGATTTAGAAGAACGCGGCCTGGCATTTGCAAAGAAAGAGTTTACTCACTCGTACCCATATTGCTGGAGATGCGATACCCCGCTTCTTTACTATGCAAGGAGCACCTGGTTTATAAAGATGACTGCTGTTAAAGACAACCTTATTAAAAACAACAGGACGATAAACTGGCTCCCGGAAAACATCAAGGAAGGCAGGATGGGCAACTTTTTGGAAAACGTCATCGATTGGGGGCTGTCTCGTGAAAGGTACTGGGGTACCCCGCTTCCGGTCTGGGAGTGTGAATGTGGGCATTTCCACGTTATCGGCAGTATTGCCGAACTAAAAGAGCTTGGCGAAAATGTACCTGATGATATCGAGCTTCATAAGCCCTTTATAGACAAAGTAAAAATAAGGTGTGAAAAATGCGGTGCTTTAATGACCCGCGTACCCGAAGTTATAGACTGCTGGTACGATTCCGGTTCCATGCCATTTGCACAGTGGCATTATCCGTTTGAAAACCAGGACAAATTTAAAAAGCGTTACCCGGCAGATTTTATAAGCGAAGCAATAGACCAGACGCGCGGATGGTTTTATACCCTGCTTGCGATATCAACGCTTATATTTGACAGGGCATCGTTTAAAAACTGTATAGTTTTAGGCCATGTTCAGGATAAAGACGGGCAAAAGATGTCTAAACACAAAGGCAATGTAGTAGACCCGTTTGCTGTTTTAGATAAACAGGGTGCAGATGCTGTCCGCTGGTATTTTTATTACAACAGCGCCCCGTGGCTGCCAAACCGCTTTTCCGACGAAGCGGTTTCAGAAAGCCAGCGTAAATATATGGGTACGCTTTGGAACACATATGCTTTTTACGTACTTTATGCGAACATAGATAACTTTAACCCATATGAATATAGCTTAAAGGCAGAGAACCTGTCTGTTATGGATAAGTGGATACTCTCAAGGTTAAATACGCTAATATTAAGCGTTTCAGATAATTTGGACAATTACCATATAACAGAGGCTTCAAGAGACTTAGGAGCATTTGTAGATGAGCTTTCCAACTGGTATGTGCGCCGCTGCCGTGAACGTTTCTGGGGCAGTGAAATGACTAAAGATAAAGAGGCAGCATATATGACGCTGTTTACAGTGCTTGAAACTTTAAGCCGCTTGACTGCACCGTTTACCCCGTTTATTGCAGAAAGTATCTATCAGAATATAGTTAAGGGTGTTAAAAAAGACGCGCCTTTAAGCGTTCATCTGGCTTCTTTCCCTAAGGCGGATAAATCTATGATAAATAAAGATTTGGAAAAGTACATGGATGATGTGCTTAATATCGTAGTTTTAGGGCGTGCAGTAAGAAATTCTGCAAATATCAAGAACCGCCAGCCTGTGGCTAAAATATTCGTCGGCGGCATTAAGACTTTGCCTAAGATGTATACAGACGTAATAGCAGACGAACTAAATGTGCACGAAATCGTCTTTAATGCTAATCTTGAGGAATATATATCGTATAACATAAAGCCCCAGTTAAAGACTTTAGGGCCAAAGTACGGAAAGCTGCTAAAAGATATAAAAGAGCACTTGTCCTCAGCAAACGGCAAAGAAATAGTGGATAAGACGTCTTCCGGCGGGCTGTACGAGTTTAAAGCAGGAGATACTTTAATTTCATTAAGTGATGCAGACATTTTGGTCGAACCCGTTCAAAAAGAGGGTTTCGCCGCCGAAACTATGCAAAATAAATCCGTTATATTGGATACAGTGCTAACGCCTGAGCTTATTAAAGAAGGCTTGCTGCGCGAGCTGACAAGCAAGATACAGACTATGCGCAAAGAGGCAGACTTTGCAGTTACAGACCACATAAGGCTGCGCGTATATTCAAACGATATGTTAAAAGATATTATTGAAAAAAATGCGGACACTATTAAAAAGGAAACCTTAACGGACGATATAGCCTTTGCAGACGATATAGACGGATACAAAAAAGAGTGGAACATAAACGGCGAAACTGCCGGATTCACTGTTGCTAAAATTTAA
- a CDS encoding replication-associated recombination protein A, with translation MDLFSDNIKKNSPLADRMRPRNFEDFLGQQHLIGEGRLLRRAIEADKLTSCIFFGPPGSGKSTLAEIIANNTKSNFVRLNAVSSGVKEIRAVIEKAKNELELYDKPTYVLLDECHRYTKTQSDSILPALEKGYIRFIGSTTENPYVSMTPAIVSRCRVFQFLPLSKEDIIKAINNAISDNENGFLSKNVIIKKEALSHLADVANGDVRIALNALELAVLTTKPNDKGEIVITLDIAEDSIQRRALRCDNEEYYNMLSAFCKSLRGGDSSAALFWFGRLIYAGVDPRLIVRRIIAHASEDVGLANPSALTQAVAAGHALEMIGMPEARLNIAQAIIFICESPKSNSTVMAVDAAFSDAETTYQLPVPKHLKDTSFSGAKKLGNGEGYKYPHNYKNHYIDQQYMPDNLVGRQYYTPSDEGYEKKIKEQRHLTGKQK, from the coding sequence ATGGATTTATTTTCAGACAACATAAAGAAAAATTCACCCCTTGCCGACCGTATGCGCCCGCGTAATTTTGAAGACTTTTTAGGGCAGCAGCACTTGATTGGAGAAGGAAGGCTTCTTAGGCGTGCAATAGAAGCAGATAAACTAACTTCATGTATTTTTTTCGGCCCGCCTGGAAGCGGGAAGTCCACTTTAGCGGAAATCATAGCAAATAACACAAAGAGTAATTTCGTGCGTCTAAACGCGGTTTCCTCCGGCGTTAAGGAAATAAGGGCAGTTATAGAAAAAGCAAAAAACGAGCTTGAGCTTTATGATAAGCCGACATACGTGTTGCTAGACGAATGCCACCGCTATACAAAAACGCAATCCGATAGTATCTTGCCGGCTCTTGAAAAGGGCTATATACGCTTTATCGGCTCTACGACAGAAAACCCATATGTATCAATGACCCCGGCCATAGTATCCCGCTGCCGGGTATTCCAGTTTTTGCCGCTAAGCAAGGAAGATATAATAAAAGCTATAAACAATGCCATTTCAGACAATGAAAATGGTTTTTTAAGCAAAAATGTGATAATAAAAAAAGAAGCTCTCTCGCATTTGGCCGATGTAGCCAACGGAGACGTAAGAATTGCTTTAAACGCGCTGGAACTGGCCGTTTTAACTACTAAACCAAATGATAAAGGCGAAATAGTAATTACACTTGACATTGCAGAGGATTCTATACAGCGCCGCGCCCTAAGGTGCGACAACGAGGAATACTACAACATGCTGTCTGCTTTTTGCAAATCCCTAAGAGGGGGAGATTCTTCTGCCGCACTGTTTTGGTTCGGGCGCCTTATATACGCAGGGGTAGACCCAAGATTAATAGTCAGAAGGATTATAGCCCATGCATCTGAAGATGTAGGCCTTGCTAATCCTTCCGCTTTAACGCAGGCTGTTGCAGCCGGCCATGCGCTTGAAATGATAGGCATGCCTGAAGCTAGGCTGAATATCGCCCAGGCTATAATATTCATCTGTGAATCGCCTAAATCCAACTCCACTGTAATGGCAGTCGACGCAGCTTTTTCCGATGCTGAAACTACATACCAGTTGCCAGTTCCTAAGCATTTAAAAGACACCTCTTTTTCAGGGGCTAAAAAATTAGGCAACGGCGAAGGATATAAATATCCGCATAACTATAAGAACCATTATATTGACCAGCAGTATATGCCGGATAACCTGGTTGGCAGGCAATATTACACCCCCTCAGACGAAGGATATGAAAAAAAGATAAAAGAACAGCGGCATCTTACGGGAAAGCAAAAATAG
- the serC gene encoding 3-phosphoserine/phosphohydroxythreonine transaminase, with product MERVYNFAAGPACLPEEVLRRAASELVCYGNSGMSVMEMSHRSHDFEEIIDKAESDLRELMNIPDNYKVLFLQGGASLQFAMVPINLMAKFSRVHFINTGMWSKRAISEANKIGEANVVASSEDKTFSYIPKLKKEMFTKDADYVHMVSNNTIYGTRYTKIPDVNGLPLVSDMSSCILSEAVNVSDYALIFAGAQKNMGPSGVTTVIIREDMIGKEPDNTPTLLSYKTHAQHGSMYNTPPTYAIYILGLVLEWLKGKGGISAINKINQEKAKMLYDFLDESKLFKGTVRKEDRSLMNIPFITGNADIDKQFIEEAKKNGFVNIKGHRSVGGMRASIYNAFPPEGVKALVDFMKKFEANA from the coding sequence ATGGAAAGAGTTTATAATTTTGCTGCCGGTCCTGCATGTCTTCCGGAAGAGGTATTAAGGCGTGCTGCAAGCGAACTTGTATGTTATGGAAATAGCGGCATGTCAGTTATGGAGATGAGCCACAGGAGCCATGATTTTGAGGAAATAATAGATAAGGCCGAATCAGACCTTCGAGAACTTATGAATATTCCCGATAACTATAAAGTGCTCTTTTTGCAAGGCGGGGCATCCCTTCAGTTTGCAATGGTACCTATTAATTTAATGGCTAAGTTTTCACGTGTACATTTCATAAATACCGGAATGTGGTCTAAACGCGCTATTTCAGAAGCCAATAAAATAGGTGAAGCAAACGTAGTTGCCTCATCTGAGGATAAGACATTTTCTTATATACCTAAGCTAAAAAAAGAAATGTTCACTAAAGATGCAGATTATGTCCATATGGTATCTAACAATACCATATACGGTACACGGTATACTAAAATCCCGGACGTAAACGGGCTTCCGCTGGTTAGTGATATGTCTTCTTGTATCTTATCAGAGGCTGTAAACGTATCTGACTATGCTTTGATATTTGCGGGCGCACAAAAGAACATGGGCCCATCCGGCGTTACGACGGTTATAATAAGAGAGGATATGATAGGCAAAGAACCTGATAACACACCAACTTTGCTTTCATATAAAACCCATGCGCAACATGGGTCTATGTACAACACCCCTCCTACTTATGCAATTTATATACTGGGGCTGGTCCTTGAATGGCTAAAGGGAAAAGGTGGTATCAGCGCTATTAATAAGATAAACCAGGAAAAAGCAAAAATGCTTTATGATTTCTTAGATGAATCCAAACTATTTAAGGGAACAGTAAGAAAAGAAGACCGTTCGCTTATGAACATACCTTTCATAACCGGAAATGCCGACATTGATAAACAGTTTATTGAAGAAGCGAAGAAAAACGGATTTGTGAATATTAAAGGGCACCGTTCTGTCGGCGGAATGAGGGCAAGCATATACAATGCTTTTCCACCGGAAGGTGTTAAAGCACTGGTAGATTTTATGAAAAAATTTGAGGCAAACGCTTAA